From a single Arachis hypogaea cultivar Tifrunner chromosome 3, arahy.Tifrunner.gnm2.J5K5, whole genome shotgun sequence genomic region:
- the LOC112790968 gene encoding mitochondrial import inner membrane translocase subunit TIM8: MDFSKLDSSDMQQFYSQEQQLAMVNEMVSKLTDACWDKCITGTPGNKFSSSESTCLSNCAHRYIEMSLLIMKKFQSLQ, encoded by the exons ATGGATTTTTCAAAGCTTGATTCATCTGACATGCAGCAATTCTACTCT CAAGAGCAGCAACTAGCAATGGTTAATGAAATGGTGTCAAAGCTGACAGATGCATGCTGGGACAAATGCATCACGGGTACACCTGGGAATAAGTTCAGTTCGAGTGAATCTACTTGTCTTTCTAACTGCGCACATCGCTATATTGAGATGAGCCTACTTATCATGAAAAAGTTTCAAAGCTTGCAGTGA